A window of the Hordeum vulgare subsp. vulgare chromosome 5H, MorexV3_pseudomolecules_assembly, whole genome shotgun sequence genome harbors these coding sequences:
- the LOC123395333 gene encoding uncharacterized protein LOC123395333, which produces MASLLSPNTVAATTARPTGRRGRLAPSVTAMATKGPKPSSGGTKRSSGTTTVFPVGKPAGPPRPATTKGSAPVKLLTNVEKLRLLTKAEKAGLLSAAERAGLSLSAVERLGLLSKAEELGVLSAATDPGTPGSLQGLALLLLAAGPAVVFLVPEQYPWEVALQAVAALVCVAGGSAAFAASSFVSRLQGSSG; this is translated from the exons ATGGCGTCGCTTCTGTCGCCCAACACCGTCGCTGCGACCACGGCGAGGCCGACCGGCAGGAGGGGCCGCCTTGCTCCCAGTGTCACCGCCATGGCAACCAAGGGCCCGAAGCCCAGCTCCGGCGGCACGAAAAGATCGTCG GGCACTACCACGGTGTTCCCGGTGGGGAAGCCCGCGGGCCCGCCGCGGCCGGCGACGACGAAGGGGTCAGCGCCCGTGAAGCTGCTGACGAACGTGGAGAAGCTGCGGCTGCTGACCAAGGCGGAGAAGGCGGGCCTTCTGTCCGCGGCGGAGCGTGCCGGGCTGTCGCTGTCGGCGGTGGAGCGGCTCGGACTGCTGTCCAAGGCGGAGGAGCTCGGGGTGTTGTCGGCCGCCACCGACCCCGGCACCCCCGGCTCGCTGCAGGGCCTCGCGCTCCTGCTGCTGGCCGCCGGccccgccgtcgtcttcctcgtcCCTGAGCAGTACCCCTGGGAGGTGGCGCTCcaggccgtcgccgccctcgtctGCGTCGCCGGCGGCTCCGCCGCGTTCGCCGCATCCAGCTTCGTGTCCAGGCTCCAGGGCTCCTCCGGCTGA